The genomic window CATCAAATTGCATTCGGATGTTGAGGACACATCGAAGGACGATCATGATGCGGAGATCAAGACCGGTCCGTTCGTCATGGTGTTCGATTCGACTGGAACCCATGTGGTTACGACGGTTACAATCCCTGCCGGGACATACGATCGCGTCAAGTTCGAGCTTCACAAGCCTAACCAGAACGATGCGGCCGATGCGGCGATCCTGGCGGCCTATCCTGATTTTGTAAGCGGAAACCAGACGTACACGGTCGTTATCGATGGCTACACGGTTTCGAATGGCGTGCGAACGTACTTCCGCAATCGCTCGATTTCCTCGAAGAATTTCACGCTCCGCTTTAAGGACCACGACAACCAGTTCAGCGATCTGAATAATATCGTGATCTCAGGTGGGTCATCCATGACGCTGGCCTTCCAGTTCGATCCGAGACTCGTGTTCCACATTGAAGGACTGCTGAATGGGACGATGTTCGATCCGCGAGATACGAGCCATCAGAAGGATATCGACGATCATGTGCTGATCGCGATCCGCCTGGTGAAGATTTCTTAAGCACAATAGAACAGTACTACGAAGCCAACCCGGAACCGTGCATCCAGCATGACGTTGATACAATGTCATGCATGTACGGTTCTGGGTTTTAATAGGGCTAGTAGGTATTGGGCCTTCGCTGGTGAGCCCCGCAATGGCACAGCGGCCTCAAAAGGGGAAGAAGAAGCCGGTGCCGAAATTAGCGGTCTCGCCCTTCGCGACTCCGTCAAAATATTATCGGATCGCCGGTTTGGGCAGCTCCGAAGGCGATACGTCGAACACGTTTCCCTATCCGACTGCTGTGCTGCAAGTGCTGGACACCGTGAATACCAGGATTGTCGTCCGGTTTCCGGAGCTTGGGATGCTGGGTGTTCGCGAAGATACGGTGACGGAGCCGGCGTTCTACATTAACGATACCCTTCGTGGCTATGAGCCGCATGAGCCGCTGGTGCTGCTGAGCTTCCCGAAGACGCAATACTTCGTCCTTATCGATGTCTGGTCTCGCGACCGCAAGACCCTACTCGACTCTCGACCGTTCGAATACGAAATGGACGTCCAGAAATATCATACGGCACGCCTTACGTATGTTCACGACCCAACGGCAGGTCCTGGTGCTCCGACCTTACGTCGACCATTCCAGCCCTCGCTGCTCCCCTTCTCAATCGAAACGAACCCGGCCTGGGGCGGCATCGAAACACTCGACTCCACCGGCACGTACTCGTTGATCTTCCGCGACCCACTGGAACCGAAGAAGGTGGCAATGTCACTTTCCATGCGGCCGACGTTGGTGGGGACAATTGACTCTGCGACCTGGAGGAACTTCCGCATGAAGGCGGAAATGGCATTTGGTGCAAAGGGAGTCGCCACGAGTTCGATTGGCGATTTTCAAGTTGATGACCTTGCCACGCGTAAGTATATCCGCGGCGGGTATGAGTTCGTCTCGAAAACCGGCGACAGTACAGTGGACTATGTCGCGGCATTTCTGACACCTCGGGCGATCCTACTGCTCTTCGCACCAATGGATATGCCGAATCAGCAACTGCAGTACGCATACTTCCGGGCAATTGCCAGAAGCCTGAAACTTGACTAAGCTTTGATAGGACACATGAGACTGATCGGCCTAATCGCTTTGAGCCTTCTAGTGACGGACGCATCCTTCGCGCAACCTGGGAAACCGTTCGAGTTGCATGGACTTCGACCAGGGATGTTGACTCGAGAGATTATCCTATATTCCCACGCTCCACTGGATACAATCCTCTGGGGTGGTGGAGATGGAGCGAGCATCATTTCCTTCAAAGGTGAATGCCTGCATGATTCGGGGGAGTTTCGAGTCTCGGTTGAAGGACCGGAAGTCACCCAGCTGCTCTTTGTGTCAAAGCAGCGGGATTCCACGCACGCGCAAATGGCGTTCAACCACACGAGCGCCGCGCTTGACAAGCTCTATGGCACTCCGGAGAAGTACCATAATGTCTATCGCATCATGACCTGGGAGGGCGCTGGCCAACAGCTCAAGCTCTCCACCAAGGATGGCGGGCTCTTCTACTCGCTTGGCCTCACGGCCCGGCGAACGCGTTCGGTGCCTCGCCAAGATTCACCCAAATGATGATTTCCGGAACAAATCATGGTGCGCCGGTCTTTCGACAATGGCACACACCAATGCCATCATTCCTCACCTTAGTAGATCGGACTTAGCACTTTTTCATGGGAATACGCTGCGGCATTGTTGGTCTTCCGAATGTTGGCAAATCCACGCTATTCAATGCGATCACGGCATCCAGCCAGGCTGCCGCTGAGAATTACCCATTCTGCACGATCGAGCCGAATACTGGAATCGTACCGGTGCCAGACACGCGCATTCACGAATTGACCGAAATCGTCAATCCTGCTCGCGAAGTCCCGGCCACAATCGAGTTCGTGGATATAGCCGGACTCGTCAAGGGCGCCGCACAAGGTGAAGGGCTCGGGAATCAGTTTCTCTCCCATATTCGCGAAGTCGATGCCATCGCGCATGTCGTTCGATGCTTCGATGACCCGAATGTGATCCACGTCGATGCGGATATCAACCCCCGGCGAGACATCGAAGTCGTCGAAACAGAATTGATTCTCAAGGACCTCGAGACGCTTGACAAAAAATCGGACGCCGCACAACGCAAGGGGAAGACCGGCGACCCCAAGGCTCGGGCCGAAGCGGACTTCTACGAACGTCTGCGCGAACATTTGGCCAAGGGTAGACTCGCTCGATACTTCCCCATCGCCAATGATGATGAGAAAGAATGGATGCGTGATACTTATCTTCTCACCTCAAAGCCAGTTCTGTATGTTGCGAACACCGATGAAGCCGGCGTCGTGAATGGCAACGACTACATCGAGACAGTGCGCGAGATTGCTTCAAAGGAAGGGGCCCGCGTGGTACCCGTCTGCGCCAAGATCGAAATGGAATTGGTCGAATTGCCGGAGGAAGACCGTACACAATTCTTGCACGAGCTTGGACTAAAGGAACCGGGGCTCAATGCGCTGGTGCGCGAAGCTTACGATCTGCTGGGTCTCCAGACATACTTCACGGCTGGACCAAAAGAAGTTCGAGCCTGGACCGTTCGAAAAGGTGCGAAAGCACCAGAAGCGGCGGCTGTCATCCATACCGATTTTGAAAAAGGCTTTATTCGAGCCGAAGTCATGCGGTTTAACGACTTTATTCGGCTTCAGTCAGAGGCTGCTGTCCGCGATGCGGGATTGCTCCGAAGCGAAGGCCGAGAGTATCTTGTGCAGGACGGGGATATTATGCACTTTAGGTTCAACGTCTAAGTTTGATGATGACGCCACATGGCGCGGACAACGAATGCGACTTGAAGAAGGGATACCAAAATATAATCTAACATTTCTCTCCCGCGAGGATCTCGAATCGATGCTCCGCGAGCGAGGAATGGACGCGGTCGATGTCAATAAAGTGCTCGATGCCTACGACATGGCCGAGAGCGTTCACGAATTCCAAAAACGTCTGGACGGTACCCCATACTTCTGGCATCCAAGCCGTGTCGCAAAAATCTTTATCGAAGAACTCAATCACTTCGATCCTCCGCTGATCTGCGCGGCATTACTCCATGATGCTCTGGAAGATTCGAACGTGCTTACGCCAGAGATTATCGAACTGAATTTCGGATCGTACACAAGCTATCTCGTTCAAAAGCTTACGAAGGACATCAAGGCCACTGGTCCAATGAAGGACTGGGTCGAGCGCGAATATGTCGAGCGGCTGATGCAGTCGAGCGAGGACGCGCGGATGCTAAAGCTCGCTGACCGTTTGGATACCTATCGCTGCCTGGAGTTCAACGTAAAGAAGAATCCGATCAAGTATATTATGGAGACGACCGAGCACTACTTCCCGCTCGCCCACGGCTCCCAGAACCCGCGCCTCCGCTATCTCATCAAAGAGCTACAGAAAGAGCAGAATAAGTTTTTGGGATAAGCCATCGTTGTGGCGAATCCCATATTTCTTCAGAAGCCAGTGGTAACCCGGAAGAACCAGTCCGCCGAGGAGTTCTTCACCAGCTCCCAGCCAACGCCACCTTCGAACGGTCCGCTACGAAGTTCAGCGCCGGCGGTTTTCAGCCACTCTGTTTTAGAGAGTGGAGTAATGGTCACATTGGGATTATTCGTTGGAGCGTCCGCATACCAGGTCGAACCAATATCGAAGAATTCGACAAGAGATGGTGAGAGAGCTTTTAGGATCGGCACTAGGCCGCTGAATATCTTATCTTGCTGAACGATCTCAACGGATCCCATTACCAGCCGATTACCATAATAATAGCGACGAATACCGCGCAGCCGATCGAGTGTATGAATGCCCGTAAGATTGAAGCCCTCTTCAAAATTATCATACTTGTAAAACCCGAGGAAGTCTTGCGGTAACTCGTCTCCTAGATCGGCTGCGATTCGGCCGCTAAAGGCAATTTGACTACGCTCATCCTCGCCGGAGAACGCCTGCCGGATTGTTGCGCGCAACCGTGTTCGCGTCAAATCACTCGCGAGTTTCTTGTCGCTATGTTGCGCCTCGAGTCGCAGCTCGCTTAAGGGTGACACGAATGCATAACTGGCAGTGAGTTCGAGAAGTTGTACCGATATCGGACGATGCGCAGCCGGCACCGAATCGAACTCGATGGTATTCCATGGATCGAGCTTCATCCATTGGCCGCCGAAGAATAGATTGTGAAGCTTCGTCAACGAGTTCGGTGTATGAAGCGCCAGATTCAGCCCAACATTGGCTCGATGGGATTGTTCGTAATATGCAACGTCAGAGAGGACATCGCAAAAATCGAGTGAGTTCGATGTGCCTGCGATTATGCTGGGCAGAAGTTGATTGTTCACATACTCGACGCCGTATGAGAATGTTTTGCTCACATCACCGTAGAGTCCGTAGGCTTGCAGAGCATGCTTTTGCATCTCATCCGACATGAGTGTAAATCCACCCCACTGAGTGCCAGCGTCTCCAGTGTGTGTTAGGTCGGAGCCGATAAGCGGAAGGATGAGCAACGGATGAATATGTCCCAGCGAGTTGTATTCGTATGGCCCGACTGTGATGGTTGAAGGAATCGAATCTGGCGCTCGCGTGATGAGTGGCCACCGCACCGTTCTCCACGCCGTGTATTTCGTGGCAAGTGGCGGCAACGGGGCACTTCGAATTGTGCGGCTCGTGGTAAGCCAATACATCTGCACGGAATTTCTCGATGCGAACGAAGTGATGAGAACCGAATCCTGACGCACGTCCCACGCAAGGACGTTGGAAGCAGCGTCGGTCAGTTGCCGTCCAGAGCGTCCACTCTGTCCGTCTCGTCCATCGATCACGTACAAATTCGGCAGCCCATTACGAAAGGAGAGAAAGATGATTGAATCACCACTTGGCATCCAGACCGGATAACGATCGTTGATCGAGTCATTCGTGAGATACGCAACCGCTCCAGAAGCCACATCGACACTGGCCACATCCCGCATCCCATTTTTGCGAAAGATACTGAAGGCAATATGCTTCCCATCAGGCGACCAATGCGGCGAATAGACCTCGATGTTGTCGTCATCAAAGTGCGTGAGATTGCGAATGTGCTCCCCATCCGCATCGAGCAAGGCAAGATCGGATCCAGAGCGCCGGAATTGCGCACACACGATGGTTCGGCCATCGGGCGAGAAATCGGGATATTCAAGCCGCTGATTCGAAGAAATGCGCGTCAAGTCTCCGGACTCGGTACTACATGTGAACAGATCGTAAATCAGATCGCCATGATCGCCGAAACGAATTTTCGAAAAGAGAAGCTGCTTGCCATCCGGCGACCATGAAAGATATGGTTCAATTCCCGATTCGGCGGTTAGCAGTTTCGCGGAGCTGCCAGTATCCTTATCGAGTATGAAAAGCTTCGTCGATTCTTCGATCGTTCGTTTACCGAGAATTGCGATCCGTTTGCCATCCCGTGCCAGCCTGGCCGCACCAACGACCGCCAGACCCGATGGGATCTTCCGGGCGATGTCCTCGACATCTTCTTTCTGGCCAAACTCAGTGTTATAATACACATTGAGCGACTTGTGCCACTCCTCCATGATCTCACCCAGCTTATGCTTCGTTACGCCGTGAACAGCTTCGTCGAAATCATACGGCACCAGGCCACGCGTGCCATGCTTGATAATTCTGGCAAGCGAGCTATCGCCATAC from Bacteroidota bacterium includes these protein-coding regions:
- the ychF gene encoding redox-regulated ATPase YchF, with protein sequence MGIRCGIVGLPNVGKSTLFNAITASSQAAAENYPFCTIEPNTGIVPVPDTRIHELTEIVNPAREVPATIEFVDIAGLVKGAAQGEGLGNQFLSHIREVDAIAHVVRCFDDPNVIHVDADINPRRDIEVVETELILKDLETLDKKSDAAQRKGKTGDPKARAEADFYERLREHLAKGRLARYFPIANDDEKEWMRDTYLLTSKPVLYVANTDEAGVVNGNDYIETVREIASKEGARVVPVCAKIEMELVELPEEDRTQFLHELGLKEPGLNALVREAYDLLGLQTYFTAGPKEVRAWTVRKGAKAPEAAAVIHTDFEKGFIRAEVMRFNDFIRLQSEAAVRDAGLLRSEGREYLVQDGDIMHFRFNV
- a CDS encoding HD domain-containing protein → MRLEEGIPKYNLTFLSREDLESMLRERGMDAVDVNKVLDAYDMAESVHEFQKRLDGTPYFWHPSRVAKIFIEELNHFDPPLICAALLHDALEDSNVLTPEIIELNFGSYTSYLVQKLTKDIKATGPMKDWVEREYVERLMQSSEDARMLKLADRLDTYRCLEFNVKKNPIKYIMETTEHYFPLAHGSQNPRLRYLIKELQKEQNKFLG